In Pseudobythopirellula maris, the genomic stretch CGCTCGAGGTAGCCGCGATGCTGAGCCGCGTTACGGAACAAGAGCACTTCGATGGGGCCCTTGCAGGGCCTCAAGGCAAAGACGCGTCGCAACTCTTTTTCGAGCCCCGCCAGATCGTCGAGCGCGGCTGCAACGCCCTGCAGCGGAAACTCAGAACGGCACAGGAACGGCCCCACGGCCCGCTGATCGACCCAAGCCGGCGGCTCGTAAGCCCCGGCCACGCCGCACAGCGAGCCCGCGGCGACCGCCGCACCGGCCGCTAGGAATCGCCTCCGCGATAGATGCTCCGTCAGCTCGCGTCTCAAGCCGATCGCCCCCAAGCCATCCAAGAGGAACGCTTGGGAGGCTGCACCTTGGTCGGCCCCGCCGGGACCGGGCGACCTTCGGCCACCGCCAGCGGGAACTCGCGGCACCAAAGCACGGCGGCGCCCTCACCGGCTAGTTCGGTCGCCCGGGCGAACGCGCCGCGCATCATCGGTCGGCGCGATTTGGGGCTGTGGGCGTCGGTCGCCAGGAAGTGGACCATACCTCGCTTGACCATCCGTTCGGCCATCGCCTGGCTCGCTTGGCCGAAGCCGCCAATCAGGCTCGCCGCTGTCACCTGCATCAGGCAGCCGCGCTCGACGAGTTCCTCGATGATCGCCGGTTGATGCAGCAAGCCGCGGTTGCGTTCGGGGTGCGACAGCACGCCGGTCATCCCCAGTCGCTCGAGCGAATCGAGCACCGGCTCGAGGGGGAAATAGAGTTCGTGGGGCAACTCGAGCAGCACGTGCTTGCGGTGGTCGCCGAGCGACACCACCTCGCCGCTGGCGAGCTTGTCGATCATGCCGTCTTCGATCCGCACATCGGCGCCCGGCAACACCTGCAGCGGGATGCGGTTCGTGTCGAGCGTTTCCTGCAACGCCGCGACGCGGCGGCGGATGTCGTCGCCCTTGTTCTCGGCGTACCC encodes the following:
- a CDS encoding tyrosine-protein phosphatase, with the protein product MSADTQLTGFVDIHSHLTPGIDDGAADVEDSLAMAQLAVDEGIKTIICTPHQLGGYAENKGDDIRRRVAALQETLDTNRIPLQVLPGADVRIEDGMIDKLASGEVVSLGDHRKHVLLELPHELYFPLEPVLDSLERLGMTGVLSHPERNRGLLHQPAIIEELVERGCLMQVTAASLIGGFGQASQAMAERMVKRGMVHFLATDAHSPKSRRPMMRGAFARATELAGEGAAVLWCREFPLAVAEGRPVPAGPTKVQPPKRSSWMAWGRSA